Proteins encoded within one genomic window of Spiribacter curvatus:
- the rplW gene encoding 50S ribosomal protein L23, with the protein MNQERMYQVLRGPHVSEKSTVIADEANQVAFKVARDATKREIKAAVEQLFEVAVRDVRVANVNGKRKNFGRIQGRRPDWKKAYVALEEGYELDFIGGVE; encoded by the coding sequence ATGAATCAGGAACGGATGTACCAGGTGCTCCGCGGCCCGCACGTCTCTGAGAAGAGCACGGTGATCGCCGACGAGGCCAACCAGGTCGCCTTCAAGGTCGCGCGGGACGCGACCAAGCGTGAGATCAAGGCCGCCGTCGAGCAGCTGTTTGAGGTAGCGGTCCGCGACGTGCGCGTCGCGAACGTCAACGGCAAGCGCAAGAACTTCGGCCGGATTCAGGGTCGTCGTCCCGATTGGAAAAAGGCCTATGTAGCGCTCGAAGAGGGCTATGAGCTGGATTTCATCGGCGGCGTGGAATAA
- the rplD gene encoding 50S ribosomal protein L4, with amino-acid sequence MQLTLQGDGSTIEVSETVLGADYREPLVHQVVVSYLSGARAGTKAQKTRSEVSGGGVKPWRQKGTGRARAGTIRSPLWRSGGQTFAAKPRDHSVKVNRKMYRGALRSILSELLRQERLQVVTAFELDSPRTRDALEKVRSVAGSDDVLIVDTEVSESLYLAVRNLPRVDVRDTVGLDPVTLLAHENVVMTTDALRRVEEWLA; translated from the coding sequence ATGCAGCTTACATTGCAGGGTGATGGCTCAACCATCGAGGTATCGGAGACCGTGCTGGGTGCCGATTACCGCGAACCGCTCGTCCATCAGGTCGTGGTGTCCTATCTCTCCGGCGCCCGCGCCGGAACGAAGGCACAGAAGACCCGTTCGGAGGTGAGCGGCGGCGGCGTCAAGCCGTGGCGGCAGAAAGGCACCGGCCGGGCGCGCGCCGGCACCATCCGCAGCCCGCTCTGGCGCAGCGGTGGCCAGACCTTCGCGGCCAAGCCGCGCGACCATTCGGTCAAGGTCAACCGGAAGATGTATCGGGGCGCGCTGCGCTCGATCCTCTCCGAGCTCCTCCGGCAGGAGCGGCTGCAGGTGGTCACGGCGTTCGAGCTCGACAGCCCCCGGACCCGGGATGCGCTGGAGAAGGTGCGCTCGGTCGCGGGTAGCGACGACGTGCTGATCGTGGATACCGAGGTATCGGAATCGCTCTATCTCGCCGTCCGCAATCTGCCCAGGGTGGATGTGCGGGATACGGTCGGGCTCGACCCGGTGACGCTCCTGGCGCACGAGAACGTCGTCATGACAACGGATGCGCTGCGGCGTGTTGAGGAGTGGCTCGCATGA
- the rplC gene encoding 50S ribosomal protein L3 — translation MAIGIVGRKRGMTRVFTDTGESIPVTVVEATPNRVTQIKAEHNDGYSAVQVTVGERRPNRVNRAIAGHVAKAGVEMGRGLWEFRLDSDADVGVESGGALTVEQFEAGGLVDVTGTSKGKGFAGTVKRHNFHTQDNSHGNSTAHRAPGSIGQAQDPGRVFPGKKMSGQMGNVRETTQNLEVVRVDAERNLLLIRGAVPGPADADVIVRPAVKQLAAAGGN, via the coding sequence ATGGCAATCGGAATCGTCGGCCGCAAACGCGGCATGACGCGGGTTTTTACGGATACGGGTGAGTCGATACCCGTGACGGTGGTGGAAGCCACTCCGAACCGTGTCACGCAGATCAAAGCGGAACATAATGACGGCTACAGCGCCGTGCAGGTCACCGTTGGCGAGCGTCGTCCCAACCGTGTCAACCGGGCCATTGCCGGGCATGTCGCCAAGGCCGGTGTCGAGATGGGGCGCGGGCTCTGGGAATTCCGTCTGGACAGCGATGCCGATGTCGGCGTCGAGTCAGGCGGTGCGCTGACGGTGGAGCAGTTCGAGGCCGGTGGGCTTGTCGATGTGACAGGCACCTCCAAGGGCAAGGGCTTCGCGGGCACGGTCAAGCGTCATAACTTCCACACGCAGGACAACTCCCACGGCAACTCGACGGCCCATCGTGCGCCAGGCTCCATTGGCCAGGCACAGGATCCGGGGCGCGTCTTTCCCGGCAAGAAGATGTCGGGGCAGATGGGTAATGTTCGTGAGACGACGCAGAACCTTGAGGTGGTTCGGGTCGATGCCGAACGCAACCTGCTTTTGATCCGTGGCGCGGTTCCCGGTCCAGCTGACGCCGACGTCATCGTTCGGCCAGCGGTCAAGCAGCTCGCTGCGGCGGGAGGTAACTGA
- the rpsJ gene encoding 30S ribosomal protein S10 has translation MRIRLKAFDHRLIDQSAREIVETAKRTGAQIQGPVPLPTKKERYTVLISPHVNKDARDQYEIRTHKRLMDIIDPTDKTVDALMKLDLAAGVDVQIKLS, from the coding sequence ATTCGCATCCGCCTCAAGGCGTTCGACCACCGGCTGATCGATCAGTCGGCCCGAGAGATCGTCGAGACGGCCAAGCGCACCGGGGCCCAGATTCAGGGTCCGGTGCCCTTGCCGACGAAGAAGGAAAGGTATACTGTACTGATCTCGCCGCACGTTAATAAAGACGCGCGCGATCAGTACGAGATTCGGACTCACAAGCGGTTGATGGACATCATCGACCCGACGGACAAGACGGTCGACGCGCTTATGAAGCTCGACCTCGCCGCCGGTGTCGACGTGCAGATCAAGCTCTCCTGA